The sequence CATCACGTCGGCTGGCTCGACCTGATGGACCGGCTGCGCTGCACGGGGATGTCGATCGCGCAGTTGCGCGCGTATACGGCGCTGGTGAAGCAAGGCCCGCCGTCGCTGCGCGAACGGCGCGCGCTGCTGGCCGCGCACCGTGCGCGCGTGCAGGACAACATCCGCCGCTGGACCGATGCGCTCGAACTGATCGACGCGAAGGTCGAGTTCTACGACGAGTGGGTGGCGAGCGGCGCGCGTCCGGCCGTGTCGCCGCACCAGCGCATCCGCGCGACGCGCGGCGGTGCGCCCGCCGAATGGCGGCACGGGCCGCCGGCCGCCGGCGCGGCGAACAAACAGGAGAACACCGATGAACCCGACGATCCGTAATGCTTCGTCCAGCGCGGCCGATGCCGCCGCGCCTGCCCGGCACCGCCTCGTGCTGCCGGCGCTGTGCATCGCGGTGCTGATCGCGCAGATCGACACCGCGATCGTCAATCTCGCGACCGAACCGATCGGCGCCGCGTTCGGCGCGCGCGTCGGCGCGCTGCAATGGGTCATCGACGCGTACAACCTCGCCTATGCGGTGCTGCTGCTCACGGGCGGCCTCGTCGGCGACCTGTACGGCAGGCGGCGCGCATTCGTCCTCGGCGCGGCAGTGCTGAGCGGCGCATCGGTCATGTGCGCGCTCGCGCCGACGCTCGGCATGCTG comes from Burkholderia pyrrocinia and encodes:
- a CDS encoding MerR family transcriptional regulator, coding for MTNRSRRVGADDASEQSLTLLIGEIAQATGRSIHAIRWYESQGLLPGVQRDAAGRRRYSRHHVGWLDLMDRLRCTGMSIAQLRAYTALVKQGPPSLRERRALLAAHRARVQDNIRRWTDALELIDAKVEFYDEWVASGARPAVSPHQRIRATRGGAPAEWRHGPPAAGAANKQENTDEPDDP